GCCTTGCGAAACTCATCGACAATCCCGTTCGCCAGCGGCACTTCCGGCCCGACCACCGTCAGATCCACCTGTTCTTTGATGACGAAATCTTTGAGTGCCGTAATATCGTCCGCCTTAATCGGCAAGCACGCCGCCAACGACTCAATCCCGGCATTCCCGGGCGCACAAAATATTTGCGGCTTTCGCGGGCTCTGAGAGAGCTTCCACACCATCGTGTGCTCACGTCCACCGCTTCCGACAACTAGAATTTTCATGATGCTCTTAGGTGCATTAAATTAATGAGGCTTCTCAAAATGATCATCCTGCAAGGCCGCAGGTGAGTCAAAACCGGAGGCGTACCCTCTGGGGTACGTTGAGGATTTTGACGAGCCGAGAACGACGCAGGGGATCATTTTCAGAAGCCGATCCCGATCAGTGGCGGAAGTGGCGCATCCCCGTCATAATCATCGCCAACCCCTGTTCGTCCGCCGCCTTGATAATCTCGGCATCGCGAATCGAGCCGCCCGGTTGAATCACGGCCGTGATCCCGGCTTGCGCCGCCGCATCCAATCCGTCACGGAACGGAAAAAACGCGTCCGAAGCCATCACGCAGCCCTTCACCGGCATCTGCGCTTTCATCACCGCCAGCTTCACGCTATCGACACGGCTCATTTGCCCGGCACCGATCCCGACGGTCTGCCCCGGCGTCGCGTAAATGATCGCATTCGACTTCACATGCTTGCAGACCTTCCACGCAAAGGCGCAGGCCGCATATTCCTCGTCCGTAGGCTTTCGTGCCGTCGGGACTTGCAGTGCGCGAAGGTCTGCCAATACACCCAAATCGCGATCCTGCACAATCAACCCGCCCACAAGCTTTTTGAGATCGAGCCCGACCTGCTTCACCTTCGTGAGCGGGCCGACATCGAGCAACCGTAAATCTTTCTTACGCTTGAGTTCGGCCAGCGCATCTTCGGCAAACCCTGGAGCAATCACGACTTCGACGAACGTCGAGGTGATTTCCTTCGCCGCCGCCAGATCGACCGGACGGTTGAACGCCAGAACCCCACCGAACGCCGAGACCGGATCCGTCGCACGCGCCTTCACATAGGCTTCGACGGGCGTCGAGCCCAGTGCCACACCGCAGGGATTGTTGTGCTTGATAATGGCGACCGCGCACTCGTCATATTCTTTCGCCAATTCGAGGGCCGAATTCGCGTCGAGGAAATTATTGTACGACATCGCTTTCCCGTGCAGAATCTTTCCGCGCGACACCGACGGCTCATTGGAATTGAATTCCCGATAGAACGCGCCCTGCTGGTGAGGAT
This is a stretch of genomic DNA from Nitrospira lenta. It encodes these proteins:
- the purH gene encoding bifunctional phosphoribosylaminoimidazolecarboxamide formyltransferase/IMP cyclohydrolase, producing MASIKRALISVSDKTGVIEMAKGLEALGAEILSTGGTAKALRDAGVKVTDVAVYTGSPEILDGRVKTLHPKIHGGLLGRRSVPAHVDQMNQHNIGPIDVVVVNLYPFEATIAKPNCPFEEAIENIDIGGPSMLRSAAKNHEDVLVVVDPADYTRVLDAAKAGTVSPGLRRELAMKVFQHTARYDSLIAGYLEKQVQGGEVKFPKILSMQFELAETLRYGENPHQQGAFYREFNSNEPSVSRGKILHGKAMSYNNFLDANSALELAKEYDECAVAIIKHNNPCGVALGSTPVEAYVKARATDPVSAFGGVLAFNRPVDLAAAKEITSTFVEVVIAPGFAEDALAELKRKKDLRLLDVGPLTKVKQVGLDLKKLVGGLIVQDRDLGVLADLRALQVPTARKPTDEEYAACAFAWKVCKHVKSNAIIYATPGQTVGIGAGQMSRVDSVKLAVMKAQMPVKGCVMASDAFFPFRDGLDAAAQAGITAVIQPGGSIRDAEIIKAADEQGLAMIMTGMRHFRH